From the Terriglobia bacterium genome, the window ACGGCGACAAACCGCGATCACATCCTGCAAACCACAGGGCCGGAGATACAGGCGCGCATCTTGATCAATTCAGCAGGGCTGCGGGCGCACGAGGTCTCGTTGATGGCGGGCGGCCCGAAGTATGAGATCGAGTTCATACGCGGGGATTACTACGAACTCGACGGCGGAACCGATCGTTGGGGAATCCGGACGCTGGTATATCCCGCGATGCCTCCTCATTCCCGATCCAAAGGCATTCATTTTGGACCGCGCACCGACGGCCGTCTGTATATTGGACCCAGCGCTACGCCCGCTTTTCGTGAGGCCCCGAAGGAAATGTTCGTCGATGCGGCGCGAAAATTCCTGCCGGATATCCGGGAAACCGATCTGCGCTGGGCATATTCGGGAATGCGGCCAAAGTGCGGAAAGGATTTCACGATCCGGCTGGAGCGATCGCAACCACCGCTGGTGAACCTGATCGGGATCGATTCGCCGGGCCTGTCCTCAAGTATGGCAATCGCCCGCCATGTCGCGGAAATTGTTCGCGCTGCGTGATCGCGGTATCAGACAACTGCGACAGCGGTCTTCGAGCGGGAGGAGATCATTTCCATCCGGATCAGTTTTCTCCGGACTTCCGCATCGTTCTCGCGGGTCATGCCGGAGAAGCGGACAGCAACATACCCCGGTTCCGTCCGGATAACCACTGCCTGGATCTCAAACAATGTGCCGCCGCTGTCCAGCCATACAGAAACCGAACTTCCCTCATCAAAACCAAACCGTGTGGAGGGAAACTGGAGAAGCGCCCCGTCCACGCTGAGGTCTGCGATATTTGCGGGAAGAGTCTGGAGGTTATGCCTGACCAGTGCAATCGATTCCCGATGTATTAGAGCCTGAATCCTTTTATGTTTCCGACGTTCAACCACTTCTGCCTCCGTGCCGTGTCAGACACCTTATCGGCAAAACCAGCCGAACCATTACCGGTACCGGGGCGGAGGACGAATTACGCCGACGCCGTTCGCGCTTTCCGGACAGCCTCGTCTTCGGCATGAACGATGGTGAAAACAGTATCGAGGCGGGTAATTTCGAGAAGCTTTTCGACGCGTTTTGTGGGACTCAAGATGGCGAGATGTCCTCCCTTGTTTCGAATGGAAGTCCACATTGAAACAAGTTGACCCAGGCCCGAGCTATCCACGTAGTCGACGCCGGCAAGGTTGACGACGAAATATTTTTTGCCGTCTAGAAGAAGACTGCCGGTCAGATCGCGCAGTGGCAGATCGAGGATCCACAATCTGCCGGCCAGATCAAGAATCACGACATCTTCAGCGCTGCGCTGGACGATTTTCAGTGGCATATGCGGATTCTAACCTCCCCGTCAAGGATTTCAGGCGCGGCCCGCGACCTCTCCGTTCTGCGTGTTGACGCGAACCCGTTCTCCATCCTTCATAAATAGCGGGACGCGCACTTCAAGGCCGGTCTCGAGCTTTGCTACTTTTGTGGCGCCGCCCGCGGCGGTGTCGCCGCGGAATCCGGGCTCCGTGGATGCAATCGCGAGTTCGACGTAC encodes:
- a CDS encoding PilZ domain-containing protein, with the protein product MVERRKHKRIQALIHRESIALVRHNLQTLPANIADLSVDGALLQFPSTRFGFDEGSSVSVWLDSGGTLFEIQAVVIRTEPGYVAVRFSGMTRENDAEVRRKLIRMEMISSRSKTAVAVV
- a CDS encoding STAS domain-containing protein, translated to MPLKIVQRSAEDVVILDLAGRLWILDLPLRDLTGSLLLDGKKYFVVNLAGVDYVDSSGLGQLVSMWTSIRNKGGHLAILSPTKRVEKLLEITRLDTVFTIVHAEDEAVRKARTASA